From a region of the Meiothermus cerbereus DSM 11376 genome:
- a CDS encoding ABC transporter permease, which translates to MNPLKQASTPASPGMNPLENFRMAFESLWGNKLRSFLALLGIVIGVFAVTAMISLGQMATAGITQDLEAVAGRSIFVQPNFNEGQDFSTAPIREEDLQALQALPVTVIPQLFSSLQYESKPGQRRSIQLQGTPGDLPRLDPTSKIARGRYFSEAEARGGLAVAVLSDRAAKDLFPGREAVGQVARLYYPGGARLDLTVVGVLEPPSGIFGGFGSAATVYAPIQLIWNTSPTARRGEYAFVILSLKKGADAKQVTDQVRRIFESRYGKGRYQIQSTESFQGTLQSVTLILQALLGAIAGLSLLVGGIGIMNIMLVSVTERTREIGLRKALGATSSQIRQQFLIEAVVLTLVGGVLGVILAAGLLFLITATVPFFKVYILSPTTVGLALTVSALVGLFFGVWPAARAAALDPIEALRYE; encoded by the coding sequence ATGAACCCGCTCAAACAGGCCTCCACCCCCGCTTCACCGGGCATGAACCCGCTCGAGAACTTCCGCATGGCCTTCGAGTCGCTGTGGGGCAATAAGCTGCGCAGCTTTCTGGCCTTGCTGGGAATTGTGATCGGGGTATTTGCCGTCACGGCCATGATTTCGCTGGGTCAGATGGCTACCGCGGGCATTACCCAGGACCTCGAGGCGGTGGCGGGCCGCTCTATTTTCGTGCAGCCCAACTTCAACGAGGGTCAGGACTTTAGCACCGCGCCCATCCGCGAAGAAGACCTGCAAGCCCTGCAAGCCCTGCCAGTAACGGTGATTCCCCAGCTTTTTTCCAGCCTTCAGTACGAGAGTAAACCCGGGCAGCGCCGCTCTATCCAGCTTCAGGGCACCCCAGGGGATCTGCCCAGGCTTGATCCAACCAGCAAGATAGCCAGGGGGCGCTACTTTAGCGAGGCCGAGGCCCGGGGCGGCCTGGCGGTAGCGGTGCTCTCAGACCGGGCCGCCAAAGACCTTTTCCCAGGCCGCGAAGCCGTGGGCCAGGTGGCCCGCCTGTACTACCCAGGTGGGGCGCGCCTCGACCTGACGGTGGTAGGGGTTTTGGAGCCCCCCAGCGGGATTTTTGGTGGTTTCGGCTCCGCCGCAACCGTCTATGCGCCCATCCAGCTCATCTGGAACACTTCTCCCACGGCCCGCCGAGGAGAGTACGCCTTTGTGATTCTGTCCCTCAAGAAAGGGGCCGATGCTAAGCAGGTGACAGACCAGGTGCGGCGCATCTTTGAATCCCGTTATGGCAAGGGCCGCTACCAGATTCAGTCCACCGAGAGCTTTCAGGGCACCTTGCAGTCCGTTACCCTCATCCTGCAAGCGCTGCTGGGGGCCATTGCCGGGTTGTCGCTGCTGGTGGGCGGAATTGGCATCATGAACATCATGCTGGTCTCGGTGACCGAACGCACCCGCGAGATAGGCCTGCGTAAAGCCCTGGGTGCAACCTCGAGCCAGATTCGCCAGCAATTCTTGATTGAAGCAGTGGTGCTAACCCTGGTGGGTGGCGTCTTGGGGGTGATTCTGGCCGCAGGACTATTGTTCCTGATCACCGCTACGGTTCCCTTCTTCAAGGTGTACATCCTGAGTCCTACTACGGTGGGTCTGGCCCTGACGGTAAGCGCGCTGGTGGGGCTATTTTTTGGAGTCTGGCCTGCCGCCAGGGCTGCCGCGCTCGACCCCATTGAGGCCCTACGCTACGAATAA
- a CDS encoding pectin acetylesterase-family hydrolase, with product MQRWLAVLVALIGFVLAQASTQTPAGWQEIRPGGAAVCSDGSPWRFYVAQGAADKVIINFQGGGACWDAATCNPQSRLYTTRLQIQDLQAGQGVFNRNNPENPFRDWTHVFVPYCTADLHWGNNTARYGNLTIQHKGAVNARQAVLWVFNNIPNPQNVMVTGCSAGGYGSIMWAPYFMRRYPNANVVQLGDAAVGVAPESFFPIASAAWGIQGALPGWIGSLDPTKLGSNDLYKAFAQAYPNRSFAQYSTLLDEVQIFFYSLILGQPRPTPEIAQQWVQGALANLASIKQSAPNFYSYLAPGAQHCIIGRPEFYTTKVGDVSFADWVRKLVTDGKPGDVAPPR from the coding sequence ATGCAGCGTTGGCTTGCGGTGTTGGTTGCGCTTATCGGATTTGTGCTGGCACAGGCTTCGACCCAGACTCCTGCGGGTTGGCAGGAAATTCGCCCTGGAGGAGCGGCGGTTTGTTCGGATGGCTCGCCCTGGCGTTTTTATGTGGCCCAGGGAGCTGCCGACAAAGTTATCATCAACTTTCAGGGGGGCGGGGCTTGCTGGGATGCCGCTACCTGCAACCCCCAGTCGCGCCTCTATACCACCCGCCTGCAAATCCAGGACTTACAGGCCGGTCAGGGGGTCTTCAACCGCAACAACCCCGAGAACCCCTTCCGCGACTGGACCCACGTCTTTGTGCCCTACTGCACGGCCGACCTGCACTGGGGCAACAACACCGCTCGCTACGGCAACCTGACCATACAGCACAAGGGCGCGGTCAACGCCCGGCAAGCGGTGCTGTGGGTCTTCAACAACATTCCCAATCCGCAGAACGTGATGGTCACGGGCTGTAGTGCCGGGGGCTATGGCTCCATCATGTGGGCACCCTACTTCATGCGCCGTTATCCCAATGCCAATGTGGTGCAGTTGGGGGATGCGGCCGTGGGAGTTGCGCCAGAATCGTTTTTCCCGATTGCCTCGGCGGCCTGGGGCATCCAGGGGGCTTTGCCGGGCTGGATTGGCAGCTTAGACCCCACCAAGCTGGGTTCCAACGACCTCTACAAAGCCTTTGCCCAGGCCTACCCCAACCGTAGCTTTGCCCAGTACAGCACCCTGCTGGATGAGGTACAGATTTTCTTCTACAGCCTGATTCTGGGCCAGCCGCGCCCCACCCCGGAAATTGCTCAGCAATGGGTGCAGGGCGCGCTGGCGAACCTCGCTTCGATCAAACAATCGGCCCCAAACTTCTATAGCTACCTGGCCCCCGGCGCCCAACACTGCATCATCGGGCGGCCCGAGTTCTATACCACCAAGGTGGGGGACGTGAGCTTTGCCGACTGGGTGCGGAAGCTGGTAACCGACGGCAAACCAGGGGATGTGGCCCCGCCCCGGTAA
- the galE gene encoding UDP-glucose 4-epimerase GalE has product MKILITGGAGYIGSTIANALLDTGHVPVLLDSLVTGPRAFTEGKIFYQGDIADRALLQRIFQEHPEIHSTIHCAALIVVPESVEQPYLYYRENVCKSLELFKNLEELGYPRVVFSSSASIYDAVPGFKVTEDSPLKPSSPYARTKYMMEMVLQDLSKATRLRGIALRYFNPIGADPKLRSGIHVREPSHVLGKMVDVALGKLPEFTITGVDWPTRDGSGIRDYIHVWDLAMAHVKAVEQFDTVLQKTGNTYVVINLGTGHGVTVKELVAAFERVYGRPIPKREAPPRPGDVAGAYANADRALELLGWKAEHSIDEGIASALAWGKKRKEVLGYE; this is encoded by the coding sequence ATGAAGATTCTGATTACAGGCGGAGCAGGCTATATCGGCAGCACCATCGCCAACGCACTTCTCGACACCGGGCATGTGCCGGTACTGCTCGACTCCCTGGTTACCGGGCCAAGGGCCTTTACCGAGGGCAAGATTTTCTACCAGGGCGACATCGCCGACCGGGCTCTGCTACAGCGCATCTTTCAGGAGCACCCCGAGATCCACAGCACCATCCACTGTGCGGCCCTCATCGTGGTGCCGGAGTCGGTGGAGCAGCCCTACCTCTACTACCGTGAGAACGTCTGCAAGAGCCTCGAGCTGTTCAAGAACCTGGAAGAGCTCGGCTACCCCCGGGTGGTGTTTAGCTCCTCGGCCTCCATCTACGATGCCGTGCCGGGGTTCAAGGTAACCGAAGACTCGCCCCTCAAACCCAGCTCCCCCTACGCCCGCACCAAATACATGATGGAGATGGTGCTGCAAGACCTGTCCAAAGCCACCCGGCTGCGCGGTATTGCCCTGCGCTACTTCAACCCCATCGGGGCCGACCCCAAGCTACGCAGTGGCATCCACGTGCGCGAGCCCAGCCACGTGCTGGGCAAGATGGTGGACGTGGCTCTGGGCAAGCTGCCCGAGTTCACCATCACCGGCGTGGACTGGCCCACCCGCGATGGCTCGGGTATCCGCGACTATATCCACGTCTGGGACCTGGCTATGGCCCACGTCAAGGCGGTGGAGCAGTTCGACACCGTCCTGCAAAAGACCGGCAACACTTACGTGGTGATCAACCTGGGCACGGGCCACGGCGTCACCGTCAAGGAACTGGTCGCTGCCTTCGAGCGGGTGTACGGGCGGCCCATCCCCAAACGCGAAGCCCCACCCCGTCCGGGCGATGTGGCCGGGGCCTACGCCAACGCCGACCGTGCCCTAGAACTCTTGGGCTGGAAGGCCGAACACTCGATTGACGAAGGCATCGCCAGTGCCCTGGCCTGGGGCAAGAAGCGCAAGGAAGTCCTGGGGTATGAGTAG
- a CDS encoding CaiB/BaiF CoA transferase family protein: MGALDGLKVLDLSRILAGPFCTQMLADLGAEVWKIEPPRGDDTRSWGPPFVSAKASGEQGWEVATAGESAYYLSCNRGKKSLVINLKDPRGQQIVQELARQADVLVENYKTGDLARYGLDYARLSQLNPGLIYLSITGYGHTGPRAQEPGYDVAVQGLCGIMSVTGEPEGPPMRVPVAWIDLMTGMNGAIAVLAALQERSRSGLGQHLDLALFDVGLAAMVNLAQSYLLTGQLPERLGNAHPQIVPYGAFEAADGWFMLTIGNDEQYRRVCEAIGHPELWEDARFQSNAGRVTHRAELVPRLEAILRTRPRQEWLERFSKAGVPVTSVNNLAEALAEPQAQARGLRQQVPHPWLGTIPLLGSPLSHFSRTPAQIQAHPPLLGEHTQEVLQTVLGLLPAQIAELEAAGVVKTWQQP, translated from the coding sequence ATGGGCGCACTGGATGGCCTCAAAGTTCTTGACCTTTCACGTATTCTGGCCGGCCCTTTCTGTACCCAGATGCTGGCCGACCTGGGGGCCGAGGTCTGGAAGATCGAGCCCCCCAGAGGCGACGACACCCGTAGCTGGGGCCCTCCGTTTGTCAGCGCAAAAGCCTCCGGAGAGCAAGGCTGGGAGGTTGCTACAGCAGGGGAGAGTGCCTACTACCTCTCCTGCAACCGGGGCAAAAAAAGCCTGGTGATCAACCTGAAAGACCCCAGGGGCCAGCAGATTGTGCAAGAGCTGGCCCGGCAGGCCGACGTGCTGGTGGAGAACTACAAAACCGGCGATCTGGCCCGCTATGGCCTGGACTACGCCCGCCTGTCTCAGCTCAACCCCGGCCTCATCTACCTCTCCATCACCGGCTACGGCCACACCGGCCCCCGCGCCCAGGAACCGGGCTACGACGTGGCGGTGCAGGGCTTGTGCGGCATCATGTCCGTTACAGGTGAGCCGGAAGGCCCCCCCATGCGGGTTCCGGTGGCCTGGATCGATCTGATGACCGGGATGAATGGGGCCATTGCGGTGCTGGCGGCCCTGCAGGAGCGCTCACGCAGCGGACTGGGGCAACACCTCGACCTGGCGCTTTTCGATGTGGGCCTGGCGGCCATGGTCAACCTGGCCCAGAGCTACCTGTTGACCGGTCAACTGCCCGAGCGGCTGGGCAACGCCCACCCCCAGATTGTCCCCTATGGGGCGTTTGAAGCAGCCGATGGCTGGTTCATGCTGACCATCGGCAACGACGAGCAGTACCGGCGGGTCTGCGAGGCCATCGGGCACCCAGAACTCTGGGAGGACGCACGTTTTCAGAGCAACGCCGGCCGGGTCACCCACCGCGCTGAGCTAGTGCCCCGGCTCGAGGCCATCCTGCGTACCCGTCCCCGCCAGGAGTGGCTCGAGCGCTTCAGCAAAGCTGGTGTGCCCGTAACGTCGGTCAACAATCTGGCCGAGGCCCTGGCCGAACCCCAGGCCCAGGCCCGCGGCCTGCGCCAGCAGGTGCCGCACCCGTGGCTAGGGACGATTCCGCTGCTAGGTTCCCCGCTGAGCCATTTTTCGCGCACCCCGGCGCAGATTCAGGCCCATCCACCGCTGCTGGGCGAGCATACCCAGGAGGTGCTACAGACTGTGCTGGGCCTGCTGCCAGCGCAGATCGCCGAGCTGGAAGCGGCCGGGGTAGTCAAAACCTGGCAGCAGCCCTGA
- a CDS encoding penicillin acylase family protein — translation MRGRLLLLLGLSLLVSCVPVNQVQQVQGLSGPVSITFDRWGVPHIRALASDMDVFFAQGYVHARDRLFQMELGRRAAQGRLSEILGSGAVEQDRFFRTWGFYRAAQASLPNHTEFTRRALEAYAAGVNQFIREGNLPFAFALLGFTPEPWTPADTVAWGKLQSYDLGQVWQDEIDNTFILNRVGLEGFNDLRGDYPQGWPTVIQPEDWRSSHKQDVHIQAALLSPSTQALMQQVVRFSEELSYAPRNLEQGSNNWVLSGLRTTTGKPMLANDPHLRLQNPALWYIADLQGPSYHAIGATIPGVPGVFLGRNDRVAWGATNVRPDVMDLFVLDLEGQSYHTPGGLAPLRIRQEVIRVRGGDAITLTVRESEHGPVISDLGRAFLRPGLTAGAAIASENQAVAVRWTGLDPQDTTLDAYLGMNRAQNAEEFRQALRRYVAPMQNFVYADVDGNIGYFAPGWIPIRDWDGRFPASASKGQQWKGYLAFERLPQVANPRERFVSSANNRVLPHGGPDISSYTTEVFRAQRIRELILATPKASLEDMARWQGDTYSIIAREMLPGLLALQPQSEAARRLQNAVGGWDLRAELDSVGATAFAFYYREISRMLEDELELRYPPVPYTFVKTLREDGRWCKNASAGIQNCAQFMAQALEKAGAELERRLGPDPSGWQWGRLHQASLTSTLASTPLIGGMFNRTLPTPGSMHTVNVANYNQDTFLHTSGASLRTLFDLADLDKSRVIYPMGQSADLFSPHFDDLLWLWRDRQYIPLSTRPADWGRTWTLELRP, via the coding sequence ATGCGCGGACGTCTTTTGTTATTGCTGGGTTTGTCGTTGCTGGTCTCTTGCGTGCCGGTCAACCAGGTACAGCAGGTGCAGGGGCTTTCGGGGCCGGTGAGCATCACCTTCGACCGCTGGGGGGTTCCGCACATCCGGGCTTTAGCCAGCGATATGGACGTATTCTTTGCCCAGGGCTATGTGCACGCCCGCGATCGGCTGTTCCAGATGGAGCTGGGCCGCCGGGCCGCGCAGGGCCGGTTGTCGGAAATTCTGGGTAGTGGAGCTGTTGAGCAAGACCGCTTCTTCCGTACCTGGGGTTTCTACCGGGCCGCCCAGGCCTCACTTCCCAACCACACCGAGTTCACCCGCCGGGCCCTCGAGGCCTACGCCGCGGGGGTCAACCAGTTCATCCGCGAGGGCAACCTACCCTTTGCCTTTGCCCTGCTGGGCTTTACTCCCGAGCCCTGGACGCCCGCCGACACGGTAGCCTGGGGCAAGCTGCAGTCCTACGACCTGGGGCAGGTCTGGCAGGACGAGATTGACAACACCTTTATCCTGAACAGGGTGGGTCTGGAAGGCTTCAACGACCTGCGGGGCGATTATCCCCAGGGCTGGCCGACGGTTATACAACCCGAAGACTGGCGCAGCAGCCACAAGCAGGATGTCCACATCCAAGCAGCCCTGCTCTCACCCTCTACCCAGGCGCTGATGCAGCAGGTGGTTCGCTTCTCGGAGGAGCTTAGCTACGCGCCGCGAAACCTCGAGCAGGGTTCAAACAACTGGGTACTGAGCGGTTTGCGCACCACCACCGGCAAGCCCATGCTGGCCAACGACCCCCACCTGCGCCTGCAAAACCCGGCCCTTTGGTACATCGCCGACCTGCAGGGCCCCAGTTACCACGCCATTGGGGCTACCATTCCGGGGGTGCCGGGGGTGTTTCTGGGGCGCAACGACCGGGTGGCCTGGGGGGCCACCAACGTGCGACCCGACGTGATGGATTTGTTTGTGCTGGACCTGGAAGGGCAGTCCTACCACACCCCCGGCGGTTTGGCGCCGCTGCGGATCCGGCAGGAAGTCATCCGGGTGCGGGGGGGTGATGCCATCACCCTAACCGTGCGGGAGAGCGAACATGGCCCGGTAATTTCCGATCTGGGGCGGGCTTTTTTGCGGCCAGGCCTAACTGCCGGGGCGGCCATTGCCAGTGAAAACCAGGCCGTGGCGGTGCGTTGGACCGGGCTTGACCCACAGGACACCACCCTGGACGCCTACCTGGGCATGAACCGCGCTCAGAACGCCGAGGAGTTCCGCCAGGCCCTCAGGCGCTACGTGGCCCCCATGCAGAACTTTGTGTATGCCGATGTGGACGGTAACATCGGCTATTTTGCGCCGGGCTGGATTCCTATACGTGACTGGGATGGGCGTTTCCCGGCCAGCGCCAGCAAGGGGCAGCAGTGGAAAGGATATCTGGCTTTCGAGCGCTTGCCCCAGGTGGCCAACCCCCGCGAGAGGTTTGTCTCGAGCGCCAACAACCGGGTGTTGCCGCACGGGGGGCCAGATATCTCTAGCTACACCACCGAGGTCTTCCGCGCCCAGCGCATCCGCGAGCTGATTTTGGCCACGCCCAAGGCCAGCCTCGAGGACATGGCCCGCTGGCAGGGCGACACCTACTCCATCATCGCCCGGGAGATGTTGCCCGGTCTGCTGGCCCTGCAACCCCAGAGCGAGGCGGCCCGGCGTCTGCAAAACGCGGTGGGCGGGTGGGATTTGCGGGCCGAGCTGGACTCGGTGGGGGCCACGGCTTTTGCCTTCTACTACCGAGAGATCTCCCGCATGTTGGAAGATGAGCTCGAGCTGCGCTACCCCCCGGTGCCCTACACCTTCGTCAAGACCCTGCGGGAGGATGGCCGCTGGTGCAAAAATGCCAGCGCAGGTATCCAGAACTGCGCCCAGTTCATGGCCCAGGCCCTGGAAAAGGCTGGAGCCGAGCTCGAGCGCCGCTTAGGCCCCGACCCCTCCGGTTGGCAGTGGGGTAGACTGCATCAGGCCAGCCTGACCTCGACACTGGCCTCCACACCCCTCATCGGCGGTATGTTCAACCGCACCCTCCCCACCCCTGGCTCGATGCACACCGTCAATGTGGCCAACTACAACCAGGACACCTTCCTGCACACCTCGGGGGCCAGCCTGCGTACCCTCTTCGACCTGGCCGACCTCGACAAGAGCCGGGTCATCTACCCCATGGGCCAGTCCGCCGACCTGTTCAGCCCCCACTTCGACGACCTGCTCTGGCTCTGGCGCGACAGGCAGTACATCCCCCTCAGCACCCGCCCCGCCGACTGGGGGCGCACCTGGACGCTCGAGCTCAGGCCATAA
- a CDS encoding DUF6992 family protein, with the protein MLAGLVFLGLAQAQSPFSLGMAYAPEPSLAFEQTQPPGLPLERPPWDRLLFGPAPEGYRGLAISARLLAWSVPWTIAGSTLGLYSDDPWQRSFWLTNSVWAAVNSGIALVGLLGPEPDKNGLRDLLYINAGLDVLYIAGGVLLALQPDARSQGAGWAIVLQGSWLLLFDLFNALALEQP; encoded by the coding sequence ATGCTCGCTGGCCTGGTCTTTCTAGGACTGGCCCAGGCACAAAGTCCGTTCTCGCTGGGGATGGCTTATGCGCCGGAGCCTTCGCTCGCGTTTGAACAGACCCAGCCGCCGGGCCTCCCACTCGAGCGCCCCCCTTGGGATCGGCTGCTCTTTGGCCCGGCCCCGGAGGGCTACCGGGGTCTGGCCATCTCCGCCCGGTTGCTGGCCTGGAGCGTGCCCTGGACCATAGCGGGCTCCACCCTTGGGCTCTATAGCGACGACCCGTGGCAGCGATCCTTCTGGCTTACCAACTCGGTCTGGGCTGCGGTCAACTCGGGTATCGCCCTGGTGGGTTTGCTGGGGCCGGAACCCGACAAGAATGGGCTGCGCGACCTGCTCTACATCAACGCCGGCCTGGATGTGCTCTACATCGCAGGCGGGGTCTTGCTGGCCCTGCAACCCGACGCCCGCAGCCAGGGGGCGGGCTGGGCCATCGTGCTGCAGGGAAGCTGGCTGTTGCTCTTCGATCTTTTCAACGCCTTGGCCCTCGAGCAGCCCTAG
- a CDS encoding FAD-binding oxidoreductase, translating to MTLNLGKKPLKPSPRPSYTKPAQTAQELQARLGREKVLLELAQRRNYSYDGIAMGVTPLLVVLPTCTTDVVEVVRFANRVGLSIVARGAASGLSGGAVPIQESLVISFTRMTGLQIDPQARIATAQPGVVTQQISELARPHGLWYPPDPASLRTSTIGGNLAENAGGPMCFKKGVTGDYVVELEFVDFAGEVHRLGREAYDLVGLLVGSEGTLGLITEARLRLEPIPRYTRTLMAIFEEVGQAAEAVSEAIAAGAVPSKLEFVDNGCINAVEDYLRLGLPRQAAAILLVDTDGDDPLVVEEELNWVAEACRKHGASVRVAQSALESEALWKARRSVSPAIGAIKPKRMNEDIAVPRSSLPAVVRAIEALGRQYGLQVVQFGHIGDGNLHPNVLYDPRVDAEEKVWELLHEIARVALQHGGVLSGEHGIGLMKRDFMSEAVDPETLEALRRVKAAFDPHNRLNPGKVLPEVNSPTH from the coding sequence GTGACCCTCAACCTTGGCAAAAAGCCCCTCAAGCCCTCACCCCGCCCCTCCTACACCAAGCCAGCCCAGACGGCTCAAGAGCTGCAAGCCCGGCTGGGCAGGGAAAAGGTTTTGCTAGAGCTGGCCCAGCGGCGCAACTACTCCTACGACGGCATCGCCATGGGCGTAACCCCTCTGCTGGTGGTGCTGCCGACCTGCACCACCGATGTGGTGGAGGTGGTGCGCTTTGCCAACCGGGTGGGGCTCTCCATCGTGGCGCGTGGGGCCGCCAGCGGCCTGTCGGGTGGGGCCGTTCCCATACAGGAATCGCTGGTTATTTCCTTTACCCGCATGACCGGCCTGCAGATTGACCCCCAGGCCCGTATCGCCACGGCCCAGCCAGGGGTGGTTACCCAGCAGATCAGCGAGTTGGCCCGGCCCCACGGCCTCTGGTATCCCCCCGACCCGGCTTCCTTGCGCACCAGCACCATCGGGGGCAACCTGGCCGAAAACGCCGGGGGGCCCATGTGCTTCAAAAAGGGCGTGACCGGCGACTACGTGGTGGAGCTCGAGTTCGTAGATTTTGCCGGCGAGGTGCACCGCCTGGGGCGCGAGGCCTACGACCTGGTGGGGTTGTTGGTGGGTTCCGAGGGTACCCTGGGGCTAATTACCGAGGCCCGGTTGCGCCTCGAGCCCATCCCCCGCTACACCCGCACCCTGATGGCTATTTTTGAGGAGGTGGGGCAGGCCGCCGAGGCCGTCTCGGAGGCCATTGCCGCCGGTGCGGTGCCGAGCAAACTCGAGTTCGTGGACAACGGCTGCATCAACGCGGTAGAGGACTATCTACGGCTGGGCCTGCCCCGCCAGGCCGCCGCCATCCTGCTGGTGGACACCGATGGCGACGACCCGCTGGTGGTGGAGGAGGAACTGAACTGGGTGGCCGAGGCCTGCCGGAAGCACGGGGCCAGCGTGCGGGTGGCCCAGAGTGCCCTCGAGAGCGAGGCGCTCTGGAAGGCCCGGCGCTCGGTCTCGCCCGCGATTGGCGCCATCAAGCCCAAGCGCATGAACGAGGACATCGCTGTACCGCGCTCGAGCCTCCCCGCTGTGGTGCGGGCCATCGAGGCCCTGGGCCGGCAGTATGGCCTGCAGGTGGTGCAGTTCGGCCACATTGGCGATGGCAACCTGCACCCCAACGTGCTCTACGACCCCAGGGTGGACGCGGAAGAAAAGGTCTGGGAGCTTCTGCACGAGATTGCCCGGGTGGCCCTGCAGCACGGGGGGGTATTGTCGGGCGAGCACGGCATCGGCCTCATGAAGCGCGACTTCATGAGCGAAGCCGTAGACCCCGAGACGCTGGAGGCTTTAAGGCGCGTCAAGGCCGCCTTCGACCCGCACAATCGCTTGAATCCAGGCAAAGTGTTGCCTGAGGTCAATTCGCCCACGCACTGA
- a CDS encoding EVE domain-containing protein, whose protein sequence is MNYWLLKSEPDVFGIDDLKKQKTTIWDGVRNYQARNFLKAMQVGDLAFFYHSSTEPPGIVGLCKIIETNLADPSQFDPKSPYFDPGSTVDNPRWWTVRVGFVEKFKRMLTLELLRQNFSPDELILLRRGNRLSVMPVATDVAERIIALKASR, encoded by the coding sequence ATGAATTACTGGCTGCTCAAGTCGGAACCCGATGTGTTCGGTATAGACGACCTCAAAAAGCAGAAAACTACCATCTGGGACGGGGTTCGCAACTACCAGGCGCGCAATTTTCTAAAGGCCATGCAGGTGGGCGACCTGGCTTTTTTCTATCACTCCAGCACCGAGCCGCCCGGCATCGTGGGGCTATGCAAGATAATCGAAACCAACCTCGCCGACCCCAGCCAGTTCGACCCCAAGTCGCCTTATTTCGACCCCGGCAGCACGGTTGACAATCCGCGCTGGTGGACGGTGCGGGTGGGTTTTGTGGAGAAGTTCAAGCGGATGCTCACCCTCGAGCTTTTGCGGCAAAACTTTAGCCCCGATGAGCTTATCTTGCTTCGTCGGGGCAATCGGCTGTCGGTGATGCCGGTTGCTACAGACGTTGCCGAGCGGATTATTGCGTTGAAAGCGTCCCGATAA
- a CDS encoding type II secretion system F family protein: MPTYQYKARDRQGRLINAVIEADDMRTAARNLREKGLFIAEIKEPGKGLQAEIKLPGLEPQPGLKDLAIFSRQLATMLNAGLPIVQALAILEKQTEKKKFQAILKEIRTEVEGGANFSEALSKHKLFSRLYINLVRAGETSGTLDAILDRLATFLENELALIGKIRSALTYPAIVFVFAVGVTYFLLTGIVPQFAQILTGLGSELPLLTRALMGISDFLRQGTIFIVLIVVALFFAYRAYYRTDKGRHQIDQIKLKLPVFGNLMKKSALARFSRTFGLLISSGVNIVEALDITKGTAGNAIVEDILEQTKIAIQAGEPVYTTIQAHPQVFPPMVSSMIAIGEETGALDTMLQKIADFYEREVDEAVSALTAAIEPLMIIFLGFIVGVIVAGMFLPLFKIIGTLSTQ, from the coding sequence ATGCCAACCTATCAATACAAGGCCAGAGACCGCCAGGGTCGCTTGATTAATGCTGTCATCGAAGCAGACGACATGCGCACGGCAGCCCGCAACTTGCGCGAAAAAGGCCTGTTCATCGCCGAAATCAAGGAGCCCGGCAAAGGCTTGCAGGCCGAGATTAAGCTTCCGGGTTTGGAGCCCCAGCCCGGCCTCAAAGACCTAGCCATCTTCAGCCGCCAGCTTGCCACCATGCTCAACGCCGGTCTGCCGATTGTACAGGCCCTGGCGATTCTGGAAAAACAGACCGAGAAGAAAAAATTCCAGGCTATTCTCAAAGAAATTCGCACCGAGGTCGAGGGGGGGGCCAACTTCAGCGAGGCTTTAAGTAAGCATAAGCTTTTTAGCCGCCTCTACATCAACCTGGTGCGGGCCGGCGAGACCTCGGGTACGCTGGATGCCATTCTGGATCGGCTGGCTACCTTCTTGGAAAACGAGCTGGCCCTAATCGGCAAAATTCGCTCGGCCCTGACCTATCCGGCCATTGTGTTTGTGTTTGCGGTGGGCGTGACTTACTTCCTCCTTACCGGCATCGTGCCGCAGTTTGCCCAAATCCTGACCGGGCTGGGCTCCGAGCTGCCACTCCTGACCCGTGCCCTGATGGGGATCTCCGACTTTTTGCGCCAGGGCACCATTTTCATCGTATTGATTGTGGTGGCGCTGTTTTTTGCGTATCGGGCCTACTACCGAACCGATAAAGGCCGGCACCAGATCGACCAGATCAAACTCAAGCTCCCAGTATTTGGCAACCTGATGAAGAAAAGCGCGCTGGCCCGCTTTTCGCGCACTTTCGGCCTGCTGATCTCGAGCGGCGTCAATATCGTCGAGGCCCTCGACATCACCAAAGGCACCGCCGGCAACGCCATCGTGGAGGACATCCTCGAGCAGACCAAAATTGCCATCCAGGCTGGCGAGCCCGTCTACACCACCATCCAGGCCCACCCGCAGGTTTTCCCCCCCATGGTGAGCTCGATGATTGCCATCGGTGAAGAGACGGGCGCCCTGGATACCATGCTGCAAAAGATTGCCGACTTCTACGAACGCGAGGTAGACGAAGCCGTCAGCGCCCTGACTGCTGCCATCGAGCCGCTGATGATCATCTTCCTGGGCTTTATTGTGGGTGTGATTGTAGCCGGGATGTTCCTGCCGCTGTTCAAGATTATCGGGACGCTTTCAACGCAATAA